A stretch of DNA from Desulfonatronovibrio magnus:
TACTATAAAAAAGATTGATACTGCATTGGTTCCTGGTAGAGATTTGTTTTAATGGAAAAATTTACACAGCGAGGGACAGTCCCCCTCCGGGCTGTAAGCTTCCGGGCAGAAAGCTGTGCCAGGCGCAAAGTTCCCATCTTTGACGGAACTTTTCTGGTAATTGAGAATCAATCATATGTAAAAATCTTAAAAACTTGAAACAGCCTTAACACGAGATTGCTTCGCTTCGCTCGCAACAAGGATTGCCGCGCTCGCCCCAGTTGAATGGCTGCGCCTCACTGCGTGTATTCAACGGGGTCAAAAGACTCGCTCGCAATGACACCTGAGCTGTCAGGGATGTGGTTGCTGTAAATCTGTCAACCACGAGGGTGCCTAAGCGACCGAAGCAATCTTTATGGTAATTCCGTAGTACTCTGAATTAATTACATATTCGATTTTAGTTACTTGTAAGCAAAAATAGTAAAAATATGAAAATTGTAACTGTCTGATTTTATTAGCAAAACGATTGTAGTTACTTGAAAATTTGTAGACTTAGCCTTTAATGCCCTACATATTCGGATCTTGCCTGAGTGGCAATCTCATTGAGATCCTTGATAAGCTCTGGAGTGAGTTCTCCACGAGCTACCATTAGTCGTTCAATGATGGGATCAATGATGGAACAGATTTTTTCCTGACCCAGAACATCTCGAATCTGGCTGTGCTGCAGGTTATGAATGAGCTCATCAAGGTATTGCAGCCTGATAAGCTGATATTCAAAAAGTTCCTCAATTTCCGGGGTTACAGGCAGATTCATGGACAGCGAGGTGGCAACGTATAAACCTTGAATAATAGCTCCATAATATGCAAAAACAAGCACCTGCATAACTTCCAGGTCGTTTTCGGCAATCTCGGCATTGCTTCTAATCTGAGAGGCCACATGCTCGTTCACCAGTCTTCTGGCTTCTTCATCCTGGGGATCGCGAGTGAGTCTTTCAAGTAGATCCTGTCTGACAGGGTTAAGGTCAAGCCTGCTGCCCTGATCCAGGCGGGGTAATAAATCAGTGCGGACAAACATTCTGTTGTCAATGGAATTTCCCATGCGGCCAAAAACCATGGCGTAATTGGCATCAAACATAATCATACCCAGCAGAACCGCGAGTTCTTCATTGTCTTTGTTTCTGACTGATTTAGGGACAGTCAGCCCGGGTTGAAAAGAAAGGCCTGCTTCCTTGTACAAATCAAATTGCTGAAGAATTTCAGTGATATCTCCGTCGTCAACTCTTGAGATGATCTGATTGGAAATGTAGCTTAGCTCTGACTGGTATTCAGCCGAGTGCACGACCGGGGATGCTAAAAGTATAAAGATAAAGGCAGACACAACGAATGGTTTCATATTAGCTCCTTAATTTAATGTTGAGGTAGTAACAAATTACTAATGCGGGCTGTGCCCACAACCCAGTTATCTGTTATCTGTTATTTGTTATCTGTTATCAGTGTAAGGCAGTTAATTCAGGCTTTTGTTCTTCAACAATTAACAATTAACTATTAACTGATAACAATTTCTTGTTTTTTCTACAGGTTGAAACGGTAAGTTACTCAAACAACAGTTTTCAGAAACGCGTAATGATCTCTTAGCCAGAAAGGCGAAGTGAAACAACTCTGGCAAAAATCTTATAATAAAGTGCCATAAACAGTGCAAGCCCCATAATCCATAGAACAGCAATATTAAATACATAGCTTGAGATTTCTATTGGTCCCAGGCGTTTCCATCCAGAATAAAAATGAGCTTTCCCCAGACTGGAATCCGGCATTTTGGCTATGGGAGCAGCCACTTGTACAAGGCGTTCTCCTGAGAGCCGAACTTGCTCAAAGGATTTGACGTTTTTAACAAGATCGGCAATTTCCCGGTTAAAATTCTGTGTTTTGAGCAGATCAAGGCCTTTTTCTCCAAGTTCCTGCCTCAGTTCTTCTTCAACGGCCATTCTCTTATCCCAGATCAGGGATAAATCTCTGCGAAGGATTTGGGATACCTCCTGCAGCCAGGTTCTGACTTTATTTGCTGTTTCAGCATTATACACTTCAGGTTCAAGATCTTTAATCTCTACTTGAGAAGCCAGGTTAGCCTTCTGTTCCAGAACTTTAATTTCACTGCCCAAGACTGTCAGACGCTGCCTGATTTCATCAGGGTTGTCCTGATTCACTTCGAGCAGGGGATAGTCTATAAGACCGCGCATTTCCGGGATGTGATAGTCAATGATATAGCGCAACTGCCTTTCCTGCAGCCTCCAGGGCATGAATCGTGAAATATAGTCATTATTCAAGTATTGTCGTACAATAAGGGCTTCATAGCCCCAGCGAGAAGGCATCATATCGGCTACGAGAGGGGTATTGCGGTGCCCGGCATTACGATGCAGCAGATCGTCAAGAGGAATGACCGCTCCGCCAAGCATCATCTGGGGCACCAGCAGCAAGGGTATAAGAATATAAATGGTAACCACTGATTTAAAAGCTGAAGATATATTTAAACCAAGAATACAGGCTGGCACAGCACAGCTGAATAGCACCAGCCATGTAGAAAGGTGCATGTCTGGAATTTTGAGCAGAGTATTGCCTGTCAAAACGAATAAAGCCATCTGCAGAGCAGCTACAGCGAGGAGATAAACGCTTTTAGCCGATATATAGGCAGACCAATTGAGATGCAGAAACTCTTCGCGCTTTAGAATTTTACGGTCGCGATTAATTTCCTGGGCACTGACGCTCATGCCAAGAAAAAGGGCTACGATTATGCTGATGAAAAAATAAGTTGAAATGTTTTGATTATCCATGAATGAATAATCAGCTCCCCAGGCTCCATAAGATATGAGACCAGCAAGAAGGGCCAGCACAGGGGGTTCCAGAACATTCACCAGAAGATATTGTCTGTTGGCCAGACGTCCTTTAAGGGTGCGTATGAAAAATATTTTAGCCTGTCCCAGCCATCCGGGACGCCAGAGACGCGGTTCCACTGTATTGCACTCAGGTTTATGATCAGGGGGCAAATTACTGGCTTTTGACCTTTGATGCTGAAGGTAGCGTTCATGCCATTGCTCAGGTTTTACGAGGCGGTCCTCGGTATACAGACCATCCATGCCTACCTTTCTGGCTTCAATTATCTCAAATATCTGTTCGGGGTTAACATTGCCGCATGATGGACACGAATATTCATCCATTCCAGCCTGAAAAATCTGAGAACGGAAATGGACTATGGCTTCCAGAGGGTTACCATCGAAGATGGGCCTGCCGCCTTTGTCCAGCAGCCATAGTCTGTCCAGCAGCCTGAATATTCTTGAAGAAGGCTGATGGATAACAACAATGACCAGCTTGCCTTTGGCTGCTTGAGCCTTGAGCAAAGCCATGACATTTTCTGAATCTGATGAGGAAAGACCTGAAGTAGGTTCATCTACAAGAAGAACTGAGGGTTCGCGAATAAGTTCCAGAGCAATGTTCAGCCTTTTGCGCTGACCGCCGCTTATAGATTTTTCCAGAGGAGATCCAACCTTGAGGTCACGAATTTCACTCTGTTGCATTTCTTCAAGTAAATTGTCCACTGTGGCTTTCCGCTCATTATCAGACAAGTTGGCCATACATAATGAAGCGCTGTAGTATAAATTATCAAACACACTCAGTTCTTCAAACAACAGATCATCCTGAGGCACAAAACCCATAACGCCTTCTATTTTCCGGGATGACAGGGACATATTAATTCCGTTGACTGTCAACTGTCCTGAATCCGGCTTAAGCTGTCCGTTGAGGATACTTAACAGAGTTGATTTACCCGCACCACTGACCCCCATGACCCCCACAAGCATTCCATCAGTAAGATCAAAGCTGAAATTATGCAGACCGTTCTGGCTTCCTGGGTAGCGAAAATTAATTTGACGTCCCTGAAAGCAGAGCTTGTGCAGCTGATTATTTTGATCCCTGTTTTTGACAAGGGCCAGCAACTCACCGGAGTAAATGCGATTGCCTCTGGAATCACTCAATATAGCGCCCGAGCTTAGCACTTGAGGTCTGTCAGGGTGAAGGGGCCGGGAATCAAGAGTTATGGAAGGTCCTGGTCGGGCCGAAACAAATATTGTGTCCACATCTTGAAGGTAAAGGCAGGTAAAAGAGCCCAGAAAATCGGGGCGTGTGATCTTAAGAGATGATGCACCATCCATCAGATCATCACTGTCATCTTTGATTATCAGGCAGGATGGAAGAAATGTAACAGGCGGCCCAAAAGAATACAGCAGGCTTATAAAATCTGCGTGCTGCCTGTTGACACTCAAACTGTCCGCCACCGCTTTGTTCACGGACTGAGCCTCAAGATCATCCAAGTCAGGGCTGGTTGGATGCAGAAAGCAGGTAAGAAAGATATACTGTTCTAAAAGAGGCATTTTTGAGGCAATGCCAGAGGATATACTTTGAGCCAGCTTAATTTTTTGGGAATGATCACTTAATTCCTGTAGAGCAAGTGCTTCCTGGAACAGAGATGCGTAATCATCAATATTCCATATTTTCAGGTGTGTGCGAAGGTAGAGTTCAAGGCTTTTTTTAACTGTTTCACGCCTGTCTTCAGGCAGACAGGATGCCTGAACAGCAAACAGATTCAGAACCGCATTGAGAAGAATTTCCGTCATGGCATTGATTTTTCCTGCTTATGATCTGGTGTGGATTTGAACAAAAAACATCTTACAGCGTGGTGAGATGATATTCTGGTCCAACCCGGATCATGTTGAGAGCAGATGTCAATGCGCTTTGGGCATCGGGGATGAAAGGGACAGCCACTCGGGGGCTTAAGAGGGTTGGGTGGATCAGCCTGGATCATCATGCTTTTGATTTTTTTGCCGGGCACAGGCACGGGCACTGCACCAAGCAGGGCCTGGGTATAGGGATGACAAGGATTTTTATAGAGATCATCCTTGTCAGCTTCCTCCATCAACTGGCCAAAATACATGACCAGGATTCTGGTGCACAAATATTTGACCACAGAAAGATCATGGGAAATGAATAGATAAGACAGGTTGAGTTCATGCTGCAGGGTTTGCAAAAGGTTGAGTATCTGGGCTTGAACAGATACATCTAAGGCGGAAACAGGTTCATCACAGATGACCATGTCTGGATCAAGGCTGATGGCCCTGGCAATGGCGATTCTCTGTCTTTGCCCGCCGCTGAATTCATGAGGATAGCGGTTCATAAAGCTTGCGGAAAGGCCCACTGTGTCCATAATGTGCCGGGTTTTATCCATTATCTCTTTATATGTGCCGACCTTGTGAATTTTTAGAGGCTCAGAAATGATATTTTTGATTTTTTGTCTGGGATTCAGGGAAGAAAAGGGATCCTGGAAAATCATCTGAATTTTCTTACTTTTCAAAAGATCACTGGATGTACTGATTCGCTGACCGTCTAAAAATACTTCTCCGGATGTGGGTACCTCCAATCCGCACGCAATCTTGCCCAGAGTTGACTTGCCACAACCTGACTCACCCACAAGACCAAGGGTTTCTCCTTTTTGCACTGACATGGAAACATTATGCACAGCTTTAATCAGGTTTGTTGTCTTAAACCAGCTTCCGGTTTTGACAGCATAAGATTTAGTGATATTTTCCAGGGAAAGATAAGCTCTACTCATGATACAACCAGCATCTGATTAAAGACTTTCTTTGAATAGCCGGTGGCTCCTGCTGAGAGCAGATATCCATCTTCCTGGGGCATCTTGGATGAAAAGAACATCCTGAAGGCAGAGCTGATATTTCCGGTACGGTTCCTGGTATGGGCATGAGTTTTTCGTCGGAATCCAAGCGCGGAAGTGAGTTGAGCAGTCCTTTTGTGTAAGGGTGTCCAGGATCATCCAGGACTCGTTCAACGCTGCCCTGTTCAACTATTTGTCCAGCATACATAACTGCCATTTCGTTGCAGAGTTGCGCTACTACACCCAAATCATGAGTAATAACAATGGTTGAGGTTTTACCTTGTTCCTGCAGTCCGCGCAAAAGTTCAAGTATCTGGGCCTGGATGGTTACATCTAAGGCTGTGGTAGGTTCATCAGCCAGGATAATGTCTGGAGAGCAGGCCAGGGCCATGGCAATGATAATTCTTTGACGCATTCCTCCGCTTAGCTGGTGCGGAAAGTCATTGCAGCGCTCTGATGGAGCCGGAATACCAACCAGCTTCATCATTTCAATCCCTTTCTGCCAGGCCTCTTTGCTGGACATATTTTTATGAAAAACCAGGGACTCACTTATCTGGGCACCTACCCGAAATACCGGATTCAAGGCAGACATGGGCTCCTGAAAAATCATGGAGATTTTGTTGCCTCTAATGGTCCGGAGCTGACTTTCGGACATCTGAGTCAGATCTTGTCCCTGAAATATCACACTGCCATGAGTGATTTTACCGGGTGGTGAAGGAACAAGCCCCAGAATGGACAATGCCAGCATGGTTTTTCCGCATCCTGATTCTCCCACAAGGGCCAGACTCTGGCCCTGATTAAGAGTCAGGGATACATTGTTTACCGCCTGGACAGGTCCTGCCTTAAGGTAGAAAGTGGTGGTGAGATTATTGATTTCCAGCAGTGGCTGCATTCATTTCCCCCTGTGATATGATTATGCCCTGAGAAGATATGTTTTGGCAAGGGGAGATGACATGCGGTGGTTTTGAGGTTCCAAACTTTAAAGCAGGCTATGGCGGCGAACCAGGGTTCGGATAGCAAATGAAAGTTACCCAATGGCATTAATTGCTGAAGATAAGCACCAGCACCACGATAATGGCTACGATAGGAAGAGCCATTATTTTAAGAAAAAGCAGTAAGCCGTCTTTCATATTAAACTCCTTGTTACTAAAAAATTGGACAGTCAAGAATTATCGAGCATCAATTATTTGTTATTTGTTATTTGTTATTTGTTATCTGTTATCAGGTTAAGGCTGTGAATTCAGGCTTTTGTTCTTTTACAGTTAACTATTAACTATTAATTGATAACTTTTAAGTAACTACAAACGTATATGCAATAAATTCAGAGCATTACGGTTTTACGATACAGATTGCTTCGGTCGCTTAGGCTTCCTCGTGGGTGACAGGTTTTCAGCTACCACATCCCTGACAACTCAGGTGTCATTGCGAGCGAGTCTTTTGACCCCGTTGAATACACGCAGTGTAGGCGCAGCCATTCAACTG
This window harbors:
- a CDS encoding ABC transporter ATP-binding protein, translated to MQPLLEINNLTTTFYLKAGPVQAVNNVSLTLNQGQSLALVGESGCGKTMLALSILGLVPSPPGKITHGSVIFQGQDLTQMSESQLRTIRGNKISMIFQEPMSALNPVFRVGAQISESLVFHKNMSSKEAWQKGIEMMKLVGIPAPSERCNDFPHQLSGGMRQRIIIAMALACSPDIILADEPTTALDVTIQAQILELLRGLQEQGKTSTIVITHDLGVVAQLCNEMAVMYAGQIVEQGSVERVLDDPGHPYTKGLLNSLPRLDSDEKLMPIPGTVPEISALPSGCSFHPRCPRKMDICSQQEPPAIQRKSLIRCWLYHE
- a CDS encoding ATP-binding cassette domain-containing protein, whose translation is MTEILLNAVLNLFAVQASCLPEDRRETVKKSLELYLRTHLKIWNIDDYASLFQEALALQELSDHSQKIKLAQSISSGIASKMPLLEQYIFLTCFLHPTSPDLDDLEAQSVNKAVADSLSVNRQHADFISLLYSFGPPVTFLPSCLIIKDDSDDLMDGASSLKITRPDFLGSFTCLYLQDVDTIFVSARPGPSITLDSRPLHPDRPQVLSSGAILSDSRGNRIYSGELLALVKNRDQNNQLHKLCFQGRQINFRYPGSQNGLHNFSFDLTDGMLVGVMGVSGAGKSTLLSILNGQLKPDSGQLTVNGINMSLSSRKIEGVMGFVPQDDLLFEELSVFDNLYYSASLCMANLSDNERKATVDNLLEEMQQSEIRDLKVGSPLEKSISGGQRKRLNIALELIREPSVLLVDEPTSGLSSSDSENVMALLKAQAAKGKLVIVVIHQPSSRIFRLLDRLWLLDKGGRPIFDGNPLEAIVHFRSQIFQAGMDEYSCPSCGNVNPEQIFEIIEARKVGMDGLYTEDRLVKPEQWHERYLQHQRSKASNLPPDHKPECNTVEPRLWRPGWLGQAKIFFIRTLKGRLANRQYLLVNVLEPPVLALLAGLISYGAWGADYSFMDNQNISTYFFISIIVALFLGMSVSAQEINRDRKILKREEFLHLNWSAYISAKSVYLLAVAALQMALFVLTGNTLLKIPDMHLSTWLVLFSCAVPACILGLNISSAFKSVVTIYILIPLLLVPQMMLGGAVIPLDDLLHRNAGHRNTPLVADMMPSRWGYEALIVRQYLNNDYISRFMPWRLQERQLRYIIDYHIPEMRGLIDYPLLEVNQDNPDEIRQRLTVLGSEIKVLEQKANLASQVEIKDLEPEVYNAETANKVRTWLQEVSQILRRDLSLIWDKRMAVEEELRQELGEKGLDLLKTQNFNREIADLVKNVKSFEQVRLSGERLVQVAAPIAKMPDSSLGKAHFYSGWKRLGPIEISSYVFNIAVLWIMGLALFMALYYKIFARVVSLRLSG
- a CDS encoding ABC transporter ATP-binding protein, which gives rise to MSRAYLSLENITKSYAVKTGSWFKTTNLIKAVHNVSMSVQKGETLGLVGESGCGKSTLGKIACGLEVPTSGEVFLDGQRISTSSDLLKSKKIQMIFQDPFSSLNPRQKIKNIISEPLKIHKVGTYKEIMDKTRHIMDTVGLSASFMNRYPHEFSGGQRQRIAIARAISLDPDMVICDEPVSALDVSVQAQILNLLQTLQHELNLSYLFISHDLSVVKYLCTRILVMYFGQLMEEADKDDLYKNPCHPYTQALLGAVPVPVPGKKIKSMMIQADPPNPLKPPSGCPFHPRCPKRIDICSQHDPGWTRISSHHAVRCFLFKSTPDHKQEKSMP